One window of the Nocardia terpenica genome contains the following:
- a CDS encoding MFS transporter: MSTRPRQRLTADQRNAFVAAQLGWTMDAFDFFVVVFVYADIAKSFHMDKTEVAFITTATLIMRPVGALLFGLWADRIGRRIPLMADVAFYSVVGFLCAFAPNFTVLVILRLLYGIGMGGEWGLGAALAMEKIPAERRGFFSGLLQEGYSFGYLLASLASLLVMNWLGLSWRWLFALSIIPALIILIIRARVGESEVWEKTQERMRVTRTSFRDILTNPAIVRRFVYLVLLMTAFNWMSHGTQDIYPNFLSSTGHGGAALSTAAAKWIAVLYNIGAIIGGLIFGTLSQRYGRRYTIIFCALLGLPIVPLFAYSHTAAMLCLGSFLMQVMVQGAWGVIPAHLTEMSPDAIRGFYPGVTYQLGNLLASLNLPIQERLAESHGYPFALAATIVPVLLAVAVLTLVGKEAKGIRFGTGEIPVSSAK; this comes from the coding sequence ATGTCAACGAGACCCCGGCAACGTCTCACGGCCGATCAGCGCAATGCCTTCGTGGCGGCGCAGCTCGGCTGGACGATGGACGCCTTCGACTTCTTCGTCGTGGTGTTCGTCTATGCCGACATCGCCAAGAGCTTCCATATGGACAAGACCGAGGTCGCGTTCATCACCACCGCGACCCTCATCATGCGTCCGGTGGGGGCGCTGCTGTTCGGGCTGTGGGCCGACCGGATCGGGCGGCGCATCCCACTGATGGCCGACGTCGCGTTCTATTCGGTGGTCGGATTCCTGTGCGCGTTCGCGCCGAATTTCACCGTGCTGGTGATCCTTCGGCTGCTCTACGGCATCGGGATGGGTGGCGAGTGGGGGCTGGGGGCCGCGCTCGCGATGGAGAAGATTCCCGCCGAACGCCGCGGGTTCTTCTCCGGGTTGCTGCAGGAGGGTTATTCGTTCGGCTATCTGCTGGCCTCGCTCGCCTCGCTGCTGGTGATGAACTGGCTGGGGTTGTCGTGGCGCTGGCTGTTCGCGCTGTCGATCATCCCGGCGCTGATCATCCTGATCATTCGCGCCCGGGTCGGCGAGTCCGAGGTGTGGGAGAAGACGCAGGAGCGGATGCGGGTCACGCGCACCTCGTTCCGGGACATCCTCACCAATCCGGCAATCGTTCGTCGCTTCGTCTATCTGGTACTGCTGATGACGGCGTTCAATTGGATGTCCCATGGCACGCAAGACATTTACCCCAATTTTCTGTCGTCGACCGGGCACGGCGGCGCGGCGCTGTCGACGGCGGCCGCCAAGTGGATCGCGGTGCTGTACAACATCGGTGCGATCATCGGCGGCCTGATCTTCGGCACCCTGTCCCAGCGCTACGGGCGCCGCTACACGATCATCTTCTGCGCGCTGCTCGGGCTGCCGATCGTGCCGCTGTTCGCCTACTCGCACACCGCCGCCATGCTGTGCCTGGGCTCGTTCCTGATGCAGGTCATGGTGCAGGGCGCCTGGGGCGTGATCCCGGCGCACCTGACCGAGATGTCCCCCGACGCCATCCGCGGCTTCTACCCCGGCGTGACCTACCAGCTCGGCAACCTGCTCGCCTCGCTGAACCTCCCCATCCAGGAGCGGCTCGCCGAGAGCCACGGCTATCCCTTCGCCCTGGCCGCCACCATCGTGCCGGTCCTCCTGGCGGTCGCCGTGCTCACCCTTGTCGGCAAGGAGGCCAAGGGAATTCGGTTCGGCACGGGCGAGATCCCGGTCAGTTCTGCGAAGTAG
- the eccB gene encoding type VII secretion protein EccB, producing MPSRPTTRWQVSGYRFLVRRMEHALVRRDVRMLHDPMRSQSRAYAAGFILGCVALAGCGVLALLRPQGSIGDNKILVGKDSGAVYAVVDGVVHPALNLASARLAVGDPAKPVSIKESELSKKPRGALIGIPGGPVSMEFDTSGKGRAWTICDELKNDGSNAVTTTVIAGDPSLGTKASAMDRNRAMLVQGKDSTYLIYDNQRARVNMSDPAVADALGIRGMTPRPISPGLLNAIPEVLSIERPKIDDPGGVPTYDLGGHRIGDVVHVTTKDEYWVVLRDGIQQVSQLTADLIRYSNPSSSPNSEIDQFATSPVPHISPLPVGKYPNTAPTIVDAKDQPVGCMSWKPVPGAADKSDGSKRAELTVLTGHSLPIPDGAQPVRLAQADAPGQNVSQFYSTPGSGMFVQTTGIEPDSQRRDAEFYIADTGVRYGIKDTEAAKALGMDPEHAKPEPAPYPIVGLLAPGPSLGRQEAMVAHDGVAPDANPAKQLVKSKQDSSTSQN from the coding sequence ATGCCTTCAAGACCCACCACCCGGTGGCAGGTGAGCGGCTATCGCTTCCTGGTCCGCCGGATGGAGCACGCGCTGGTCCGCCGGGACGTGCGCATGCTGCACGACCCGATGCGCTCGCAGTCGCGCGCCTACGCGGCGGGATTCATTCTCGGCTGCGTGGCCCTGGCCGGTTGCGGTGTGCTCGCGCTGCTGCGCCCGCAGGGCTCCATCGGCGACAACAAGATCCTGGTCGGCAAGGATTCCGGCGCGGTGTACGCGGTCGTCGACGGCGTCGTGCATCCGGCGCTGAACCTGGCCTCGGCGCGCCTGGCGGTCGGCGATCCGGCGAAACCGGTGTCCATCAAGGAATCCGAGCTGTCGAAGAAGCCGCGCGGCGCGCTCATCGGCATCCCGGGCGGTCCGGTCTCGATGGAATTCGACACCAGCGGCAAGGGTCGCGCCTGGACCATCTGCGACGAGCTGAAGAACGACGGCAGCAACGCGGTGACCACCACCGTCATCGCCGGTGATCCGTCGCTGGGCACCAAGGCGTCGGCCATGGACCGCAACCGGGCGATGCTGGTGCAGGGCAAGGACTCCACCTATCTGATCTACGACAACCAGCGCGCCCGGGTGAACATGAGCGACCCCGCGGTCGCCGACGCGCTGGGCATCCGCGGTATGACGCCGCGCCCGATCAGCCCGGGCCTGCTGAACGCCATCCCGGAGGTGCTGTCGATCGAGCGGCCCAAGATCGACGATCCGGGCGGCGTTCCCACCTACGATCTGGGCGGTCATCGCATCGGCGACGTGGTGCACGTCACGACCAAGGACGAGTACTGGGTGGTGCTGCGCGACGGCATTCAGCAGGTCTCGCAGCTGACCGCGGACCTCATCCGCTACTCCAACCCGTCGTCGTCGCCGAATTCGGAGATCGATCAGTTCGCGACCTCCCCGGTGCCGCACATCAGTCCGCTGCCGGTCGGCAAGTATCCGAATACCGCGCCGACCATCGTCGACGCGAAGGATCAGCCGGTCGGTTGCATGTCGTGGAAGCCGGTGCCCGGCGCGGCCGACAAGTCCGACGGCAGCAAGCGCGCCGAACTCACCGTCCTGACCGGACACTCGCTGCCGATTCCCGATGGCGCGCAACCGGTTCGGCTGGCGCAGGCCGACGCGCCCGGACAGAACGTGAGCCAGTTCTACAGCACGCCCGGCTCCGGCATGTTCGTCCAGACCACCGGCATCGAACCGGACAGCCAGCGCCGCGACGCCGAGTTCTACATCGCCGACACCGGAGTCCGCTACGGCATCAAGGACACCGAGGCCGCCAAGGCCCTCGGCATGGACCCCGAACACGCGAAACCCGAACCGGCGCCCTACCCGATCGTCGGCCTGCTCGCCCCGGGCCCCTCGCTCGGCCGCCAGGAGGCAATGGTCGCCCACGACGGGGTCGCGCCGGACGCCAATCCGGCCAAGCAATTGGTGAAGTCGAAGCAGGACAGTTCTACTTCGCAGAACTGA
- the eccE gene encoding type VII secretion protein EccE has translation MAEPSGKRNRPLFGRISLPGLLAAQVLGLVVGVVVLTVHLRWWYALGAAVAAGLLLLIPFGKRTVGAWLVTLWRYWTRRDYEIGDTFDFRGPDGRSLGLYWEGSRVVTVVEVLPPRGGLTRIDRNTVHASHLLPLPELAQCLSQHDILLSGIDIISHGHRSRSGTPAGPIYESLLGPLPATAHRTVWLAIGFDVLACPDAADRRGGGSEGAGRAVTIATQRIVRALEDADCSSRVLTAPEIQNAVWQITAGDDPRALTQHWRYVELGNGVNIGAAVDPKQLGSDLLAQLWVTPSRGTTVTVRLRPGATADTVNIGAAWRSTTRELPEKTRRKGMVSMNGRHRQSLLAHLPLGIPGLDATVPMSEYPIETIDALHLPSSGCGQLIGSDDEGNGVAIRLVGQGISTVYVAGELYLAQQLVFRALAVGERILIRTDRPQAWEQLVTTIGNPERLAVAVETHQSDANFTAAVVDGVVAPAPHAGVTTIYLSGDPRGLPPTRPDLSLHQPGAIGNHVVLRTGTAQVELMLVSIPRETTYIGHPRGRRAVANR, from the coding sequence ATGGCCGAACCGAGCGGGAAGCGCAACCGCCCGCTGTTTGGACGGATCTCGCTGCCGGGCCTGCTCGCGGCACAGGTACTCGGCTTGGTGGTCGGCGTGGTCGTGCTGACCGTGCACCTGCGGTGGTGGTACGCGCTCGGCGCGGCCGTGGCCGCCGGACTGCTGCTGCTGATCCCGTTCGGCAAGCGCACGGTGGGCGCCTGGTTGGTGACGCTGTGGCGGTACTGGACGCGACGCGACTACGAGATCGGCGACACCTTCGATTTCCGTGGCCCGGACGGCCGTTCGCTCGGCCTGTACTGGGAGGGCAGCCGGGTCGTCACCGTCGTCGAGGTGCTGCCGCCGCGCGGCGGGCTGACCCGCATCGACCGCAACACCGTGCACGCCTCGCACCTGCTGCCGCTGCCGGAGCTGGCACAGTGCCTGAGCCAGCACGACATTCTGCTCAGCGGCATCGACATCATCAGCCACGGACACCGCAGCCGGTCCGGCACACCCGCGGGCCCGATCTACGAATCGCTGCTCGGACCGCTGCCGGCCACCGCGCACCGCACGGTGTGGCTGGCGATCGGCTTCGACGTGCTGGCCTGCCCGGACGCCGCCGACCGCCGCGGCGGCGGCAGCGAGGGCGCGGGCCGCGCGGTCACCATCGCCACCCAGCGCATCGTGCGCGCGCTCGAGGACGCCGACTGCTCCTCCCGCGTGCTGACCGCGCCGGAGATCCAGAACGCGGTGTGGCAGATCACCGCCGGTGACGATCCGCGCGCGCTCACCCAGCACTGGCGCTACGTCGAACTCGGCAACGGCGTGAACATCGGCGCCGCGGTCGATCCCAAACAGCTGGGCTCGGATCTGCTTGCGCAGCTGTGGGTCACGCCGTCGCGCGGCACCACGGTGACCGTGCGGCTGCGCCCGGGCGCGACTGCCGACACCGTGAACATCGGCGCCGCATGGCGTTCCACCACCCGCGAGCTGCCGGAGAAGACCCGGCGCAAGGGCATGGTATCGATGAACGGGCGGCACCGGCAGAGCCTGCTCGCGCACCTGCCGCTCGGCATTCCGGGCCTCGACGCGACGGTGCCGATGAGCGAGTACCCGATCGAGACGATCGACGCGCTGCACCTGCCGTCCTCGGGCTGCGGTCAGCTGATCGGCTCCGACGACGAGGGCAACGGCGTCGCCATTCGCCTGGTGGGCCAGGGCATTTCGACCGTGTACGTGGCCGGTGAGCTGTATCTGGCGCAGCAGCTGGTGTTCCGGGCGCTGGCCGTGGGCGAGCGGATCCTGATCCGCACCGACCGCCCGCAGGCGTGGGAGCAGCTGGTCACCACCATCGGCAATCCGGAGCGGCTGGCCGTCGCCGTCGAAACCCACCAGAGCGACGCGAATTTCACCGCGGCGGTGGTCGACGGCGTGGTCGCGCCCGCGCCGCACGCCGGTGTCACCACCATCTATCTGTCCGGCGATCCGCGCGGCCTGCCGCCGACCCGCCCGGACCTGTCGCTGCACCAGCCGGGCGCGATCGGCAACCACGTGGTGCTGCGCACCGGCACGGCGCAGGTCGAGCTCATGCTGGTGTCGATTCCGCGGGAGACCACCTACATCGGCCACCCGCGCGGGCGGCGCGCGGTGGCGAATCGGTAG
- a CDS encoding NADPH-dependent FMN reductase, which yields MDNPLRLEVVVASVRPERFAPVVADWFLRTARADPAFDIGVIDLAHTPLPVDLSTTPEVTAYRERLAAADAFVAVTSEYNHGYPASLKTALDIAKREWRGKPIGFVAYGGLSGGLRAVEQLRQVVAEIHMVSVRETISFHEAKRKFDADGQTAVGAAIDAAHRLLRQLDWWGRHLRAARAADPYPG from the coding sequence ATGGACAATCCGCTGCGGCTAGAGGTCGTCGTCGCCAGCGTGCGGCCGGAACGGTTCGCCCCGGTCGTCGCCGACTGGTTCCTCCGCACCGCCCGGGCGGACCCGGCCTTCGACATCGGCGTGATCGACCTGGCACACACCCCGCTGCCGGTCGATCTGTCGACCACTCCCGAGGTGACGGCCTATCGCGAACGCCTCGCTGCGGCAGACGCTTTCGTCGCCGTCACCTCCGAGTACAACCATGGATATCCGGCGTCCCTTAAGACCGCCTTGGACATCGCCAAACGCGAATGGCGCGGCAAGCCCATCGGTTTCGTCGCGTACGGCGGATTGTCCGGGGGCCTGCGCGCCGTGGAGCAGCTGCGCCAGGTCGTCGCCGAGATCCACATGGTGTCGGTCCGCGAGACCATCAGCTTCCACGAGGCCAAGCGCAAATTCGATGCCGACGGACAGACCGCCGTCGGCGCGGCCATCGACGCCGCGCACCGCCTGCTCCGCCAACTCGACTGGTGGGGAAGGCATTTGCGGGCGGCCCGGGCCGCCGACCCGTATCCGGGCTGA
- a CDS encoding GAF domain-containing protein, translating to MIIEQWLLIETLDGPGTWSVLAVGTAPRRWKSLARTVSARLRPIVAAAHDCREPVARDLPRSRHPWSSRHARAIPVLGADGRVYGVRFWVGTGEPPEPPRVSSFRLDSRTRRIEVDATALDPTFDPGRTVWIGAETFEHVERFDQALDLVAILLRAEPGSRWLGEITVRTPAGLRTLLLAVRNGIDSPHEWRGLLADVTDSVPPLGKSFEATTVDALVNTNPGLYLAVVDTARVRLIRWIGGPIPGLRWSGDTDERTMPHPDDRDRILAARTALLKGSPFHTLPALRLATADGNWLTVDCEASPLPYGPPNAGPPQFALVRCQLRGE from the coding sequence ATGATTATCGAGCAGTGGCTGCTGATCGAGACGCTGGACGGCCCCGGCACCTGGTCGGTGCTGGCCGTGGGCACCGCGCCGCGCCGCTGGAAGTCGTTGGCGCGCACGGTGTCCGCGCGTTTGCGGCCGATCGTCGCCGCCGCCCACGACTGCCGGGAACCGGTGGCTCGGGACCTGCCGCGCTCCCGGCACCCGTGGTCGTCGCGGCACGCCCGCGCGATTCCGGTGCTGGGCGCGGACGGCCGCGTGTACGGGGTGCGGTTCTGGGTCGGGACGGGCGAGCCGCCCGAGCCGCCGCGGGTGTCGTCGTTCCGGCTGGATTCGCGCACGCGGCGCATCGAGGTGGACGCCACGGCGCTGGACCCGACCTTCGACCCGGGCCGGACGGTGTGGATCGGCGCCGAAACCTTCGAGCACGTGGAGCGATTCGACCAGGCGCTGGATCTGGTGGCGATCCTCTTGCGGGCCGAGCCCGGCTCCCGCTGGCTCGGCGAGATCACCGTCCGCACGCCCGCCGGGCTGCGCACGCTGCTGCTGGCCGTCCGCAACGGCATCGACTCCCCGCACGAATGGCGCGGGCTGCTCGCCGATGTCACCGACAGCGTTCCGCCGCTGGGGAAGTCGTTCGAGGCGACCACGGTGGACGCCCTGGTGAACACCAATCCGGGCCTGTATCTCGCCGTGGTCGACACCGCCCGCGTCCGGCTGATCCGCTGGATCGGCGGTCCCATTCCCGGCCTGCGCTGGTCCGGCGACACCGACGAGCGAACCATGCCCCACCCCGACGACCGCGACCGAATCCTGGCCGCCCGCACCGCCCTCCTGAAGGGCAGCCCCTTCCACACCCTGCCCGCCCTCCGCCTGGCCACCGCCGACGGCAACTGGCTCACCGTAGACTGCGAAGCCTCCCCCCTCCCCTACGGTCCCCCCAACGCGGGCCCACCCCAATTCGCCTTGGTCCGCTGCCAACTCCGCGGGGAGTGA